One region of Mycolicibacterium lutetiense genomic DNA includes:
- a CDS encoding branched-chain amino acid ABC transporter permease, translated as MIHQCVEQSACLAANISFNLDGLRDGFWQLTIDGLSWGAIYALVAVGYTLVFGVLRLINFAHSEIFMLGMFGAYFCLDVILGFTASGNAYNKGVGLTVLYLGIALLFAMLVSGSAAVGLELVAYRPLRKRNARALTFLITAIGMSFVLQEFVHFVLPKLMKGYGGSNAQQPIVLVQPKVQFTIFGATVSNVTLVVVGASLVLALLTDIAINRTKFGRGIRAVAQDPTTATLMGVSRERIIMRTFLIGGLLAGAAALLYTLKVPQGIIYSGGFLLGIKAFSAAVLGGIGNLRGALLGGLLLGVMENYGQAVFGTQWRDVVAFVLLVLVLLFRPTGILGESLGKARV; from the coding sequence ATGATTCACCAGTGCGTCGAGCAGTCCGCCTGCCTGGCAGCCAACATCAGTTTCAACCTGGATGGCCTGCGAGACGGGTTCTGGCAGTTGACGATCGACGGCCTGTCCTGGGGCGCGATCTATGCACTGGTGGCGGTGGGTTACACGCTGGTCTTCGGCGTGCTGCGTCTGATCAACTTCGCCCACTCCGAGATCTTCATGCTGGGGATGTTCGGCGCGTACTTCTGTCTGGATGTGATTCTCGGTTTCACCGCGAGCGGTAACGCCTATAACAAGGGCGTCGGGTTGACCGTGTTGTATCTCGGTATCGCCTTGTTGTTCGCGATGCTGGTCTCGGGGTCCGCGGCGGTCGGTCTGGAACTCGTCGCCTATCGACCGCTGCGGAAACGCAATGCCCGCGCGCTGACCTTCCTCATCACGGCCATCGGTATGTCCTTCGTGCTGCAGGAGTTCGTGCACTTCGTGTTGCCCAAGCTGATGAAGGGATACGGCGGGAGCAACGCACAGCAACCCATCGTCTTGGTCCAGCCGAAAGTCCAGTTCACGATCTTCGGCGCGACGGTGTCGAACGTGACGTTGGTGGTCGTGGGTGCGTCGCTGGTCTTGGCGCTCCTCACCGACATCGCGATCAACCGAACGAAGTTCGGACGCGGGATCCGTGCGGTGGCACAGGATCCGACCACCGCCACGCTGATGGGCGTGTCCCGCGAGCGCATCATCATGCGGACCTTCCTCATCGGTGGTCTGCTGGCCGGGGCGGCGGCGCTGCTCTACACGCTGAAGGTGCCACAGGGCATCATCTACTCGGGCGGATTCCTCCTGGGCATCAAGGCGTTCTCGGCGGCGGTACTCGGTGGGATCGGCAATCTCCGTGGAGCCCTGCTGGGCGGTCTGCTGTTGGGCGTGATGGAGAACTACGGGCAGGCGGTGTTCGGAACGCAATGGCGTGACGTCGTGGCTTTCGTGCTGCTGGTGCTGGTCCTGTTGTTCCGGCCGACCGGAATACTCGGTGAGAGCCTCGGGAAGGCACGGGTATGA
- a CDS encoding RDD family protein has protein sequence MSTGDYPPEFGQYGQPGGYPPPYGTQAPGGLGRRWFARVIDGLIVGTVAFFLGFYTDQLSNYWVTGLFTGLLVFVYFVLFEVGMGSTPGKKLLGLEVHGPGGAPKPTAKQSAIRNAFTLLTIIPWVGWLLAPIAMIIIAMTISSSPTKQGKHDELAGGTQVTRG, from the coding sequence ATGAGTACGGGCGACTATCCACCGGAATTCGGGCAGTACGGACAACCGGGCGGTTATCCCCCGCCGTATGGAACGCAGGCCCCCGGCGGCTTGGGCCGACGTTGGTTCGCCAGGGTGATCGACGGCTTGATCGTCGGGACGGTGGCATTCTTCCTGGGCTTCTACACCGACCAGCTCTCCAATTATTGGGTGACAGGCCTGTTCACCGGACTGCTGGTGTTTGTCTACTTCGTGTTGTTCGAAGTGGGAATGGGTTCGACACCCGGCAAGAAGCTGCTCGGACTCGAAGTACACGGGCCGGGCGGCGCACCGAAGCCGACTGCCAAACAGTCGGCCATCCGTAATGCCTTCACCCTGCTGACGATCATCCCGTGGGTCGGTTGGCTCCTGGCACCCATCGCCATGATCATCATCGCGATGACCATCAGCTCGAGCCCCACCAAGCAGGGTAAGCACGACGAACTTGCCGGTGGCACCCAGGTAACCCGGGGCTGA
- a CDS encoding FadR/GntR family transcriptional regulator, translating to MSSPSNVGALHANLLTALGTGIVSGELAAAQVLTLDRLSAEHEVSRSVAREVIRVLESMGMVESRRRVGITVQPSRKWNVFDPRLIRWRLHAGDRAALLASLSELRRGFEPAAAALAARRADPDQCRILAAAVSDMVVHGRSGNLAAYLLADKVFHQTLLEASGNEMFRALNDVVAEVLAGRTEHGLMPDSPNPAAIELHDQVARAIRLRDEDAAERAMRAIIDEAATAVSDGDGPDA from the coding sequence GTGTCCTCGCCATCAAATGTCGGCGCGTTGCATGCCAACCTGTTGACCGCGCTCGGTACCGGCATCGTCTCCGGCGAGTTGGCGGCCGCGCAGGTGCTGACCCTGGACCGGCTCAGCGCCGAGCATGAGGTGTCCCGCAGCGTGGCACGCGAGGTGATCCGGGTGCTGGAGTCGATGGGCATGGTGGAGTCGCGACGCCGGGTCGGGATCACGGTGCAGCCGTCACGCAAGTGGAATGTGTTCGACCCCAGACTGATTCGCTGGCGCCTGCATGCCGGGGACCGGGCGGCGCTCCTTGCATCGCTGTCGGAGCTCCGCCGAGGTTTCGAACCGGCCGCCGCGGCACTCGCCGCACGGCGGGCCGACCCTGATCAATGCCGGATCCTGGCCGCCGCCGTTTCCGACATGGTGGTGCACGGACGGTCCGGCAACCTCGCCGCATACCTGCTGGCGGACAAGGTATTCCATCAAACACTGCTGGAAGCCAGCGGCAACGAGATGTTCCGCGCGCTCAACGACGTGGTGGCCGAGGTCCTCGCCGGGCGTACCGAGCACGGCCTGATGCCGGACTCTCCCAACCCGGCGGCCATCGAGTTACACGACCAGGTGGCCCGGGCGATCCGACTGCGCGACGAGGATGCCGCCGAACGGGCGATGCGGGCCATCATCGACGAGGCCGCCACCGCGGTGAGCGACGGCGACGGCCCCGATGCTTAA
- a CDS encoding DoxX family membrane protein, whose amino-acid sequence MLSATFIARGVDTLRDPSTAAETTRRTLGALGALPGPVGAGVPRNADTVARVNAAVQVGGGLLLALGRAPRLTAAALAVTMIPRGVGSQAFLKDSDPQHAAAQRREFLTDVSLLGGLIIAAADTAGKPSLAWRGRRAARQVSASVAAAVPGVAAGGLNNNSLADSAIVEKVGHNLAVGAERGRELADVAVERTTELAAELAQLAREHGPEVAEAARERATEFAHIARERAPELAEAARERSAALADIARSQLDQRRDR is encoded by the coding sequence ATGCTGTCTGCGACCTTCATCGCCAGGGGCGTCGACACCCTGCGCGACCCGAGTACCGCCGCCGAGACGACACGCAGAACACTCGGTGCGTTGGGTGCCCTTCCAGGCCCGGTCGGCGCCGGGGTTCCGCGCAACGCCGACACGGTTGCGCGGGTCAACGCGGCGGTTCAGGTGGGGGGTGGGCTCCTCCTGGCGCTCGGCCGGGCGCCGCGGCTTACCGCGGCGGCACTGGCCGTCACGATGATTCCGAGGGGCGTGGGCTCACAGGCCTTTCTGAAGGATTCCGACCCGCAACACGCCGCGGCTCAGCGCCGGGAGTTTCTGACCGACGTGAGTCTGCTGGGCGGCCTGATCATCGCGGCGGCCGATACGGCGGGCAAACCATCGCTGGCGTGGCGCGGACGCCGTGCCGCGCGGCAGGTCTCGGCCAGTGTCGCCGCCGCGGTTCCTGGTGTGGCGGCGGGCGGGCTCAACAACAATTCCCTCGCCGACAGTGCGATCGTCGAGAAGGTCGGACACAACCTGGCCGTCGGTGCCGAACGGGGCCGCGAACTGGCCGACGTGGCGGTGGAGCGGACGACCGAATTGGCTGCCGAGTTGGCTCAATTAGCGCGTGAACACGGACCCGAGGTAGCCGAAGCGGCCCGTGAACGCGCCACCGAGTTCGCGCACATCGCGCGTGAGCGTGCACCCGAACTTGCTGAGGCCGCCCGCGAACGCTCTGCTGCGCTGGCCGACATCGCCCGATCCCAACTCGACCAGCGCCGCGATCGGTAG
- a CDS encoding GntP family permease, with product MTSALTHLAAGSDLIEPVAGGAQLVLAALAGIALIVVLITIVKLHPFLALIFGALTVGMAAGENVSDVLASFSSGFGSTAASVGILIALGAMFAKLLADSGGADEIVDTIVGHASPRALPWAMALVGAIIGLPMFFEIGLVLLMPVIYLVARRSQLSLITVGIPALAGLSAMHGFVPPHPGPVAAISLLNADLGVTLALGVLVAIPTIVVAGPLFGKLAGRWVVLDVPDRFDAADSTGGVTTTTATKARPTFAITMFSVLLPVALMMGKALVDIFVDDKSHLLRQTFDILGQPLMALLIAVVVGMFTLGGGAKMSRDQIAKTIESSLPPVAGIILIVAAGGGFKQVLVDTGIGTLLAEWAKGANLSVVLLAWVLAVLIRLATGSATVATITASSLMLGLVEGMSTGEVSLVVLAVGAGSLFFSHVNDAGFWLVKEYFGMTVGQTIKSWSLMETVLSVSGLVFVLLLGLVI from the coding sequence ATGACTTCGGCCCTCACTCATCTCGCGGCCGGGTCTGACCTGATCGAGCCGGTGGCGGGCGGCGCGCAGTTGGTCCTGGCCGCGCTGGCCGGCATCGCCCTGATCGTCGTGCTCATCACGATCGTCAAGTTGCATCCGTTCCTGGCTCTGATCTTCGGTGCACTGACCGTGGGCATGGCTGCGGGTGAAAACGTCAGCGACGTGCTCGCCTCGTTCTCCAGCGGCTTCGGCTCTACCGCTGCGAGCGTTGGGATATTGATCGCTCTCGGCGCGATGTTCGCCAAGCTGTTGGCCGACTCCGGGGGAGCCGACGAAATCGTGGACACCATCGTCGGGCATGCGTCACCGCGGGCGCTGCCGTGGGCAATGGCGTTGGTGGGCGCGATCATCGGTCTGCCGATGTTCTTCGAGATCGGCCTGGTGCTGTTGATGCCGGTGATCTACCTGGTGGCCCGACGTTCGCAACTTTCGCTGATCACCGTCGGCATCCCGGCTCTGGCCGGCCTGTCGGCCATGCACGGATTCGTACCGCCCCATCCGGGACCGGTCGCCGCGATCTCACTGCTCAACGCCGATCTCGGCGTCACGCTGGCGTTGGGTGTGCTGGTGGCAATCCCGACGATCGTGGTGGCAGGTCCGTTGTTCGGCAAGCTGGCCGGTCGCTGGGTGGTCCTGGATGTTCCGGACCGGTTCGACGCGGCGGACTCTACGGGCGGCGTGACCACGACGACCGCGACGAAAGCGCGACCGACCTTCGCCATCACGATGTTCAGCGTGCTGCTGCCGGTGGCCCTGATGATGGGCAAGGCGCTGGTCGACATCTTTGTCGACGACAAGTCCCACCTGCTGCGACAGACATTCGACATCCTCGGTCAGCCCTTGATGGCGTTGCTGATCGCGGTGGTGGTCGGCATGTTCACTCTCGGTGGCGGCGCCAAGATGAGCCGCGACCAGATCGCGAAAACCATCGAGTCGTCGCTTCCGCCGGTGGCCGGGATCATCCTGATCGTCGCGGCCGGTGGCGGATTCAAACAGGTCCTGGTCGACACCGGGATCGGCACCCTGCTTGCCGAATGGGCCAAGGGCGCCAACCTGTCGGTGGTACTGCTGGCGTGGGTGTTGGCCGTACTGATCCGGTTGGCCACCGGGTCGGCCACCGTGGCCACGATTACCGCCTCATCACTGATGCTCGGACTGGTCGAGGGGATGAGTACCGGGGAGGTGTCCCTGGTGGTGCTCGCCGTCGGCGCCGGCTCGTTGTTCTTCTCACACGTGAACGACGCCGGATTCTGGCTCGTGAAGGAGTACTTCGGAATGACGGTGGGGCAGACCATCAAATCCTGGTCGTTGATGGAGACCGTGCTGTCGGTGTCCGGCCTGGTTTTCGTTCTCCTGCTGGGACTGGTGATCTGA
- a CDS encoding ABC transporter ATP-binding protein, whose product MMNSAETSPRVLLEVRDVVVHYGRIKALHGVSLVVHEGELVTLLGSNGAGKSTMMRAISGLRPLTSGSVWFEGRDISRVKAHQRVIDGLIQAPEGRGVFPGMTVVENLEMGCYGRKFASRHEHDERLDWVFETFPRLAERRSQVGGTLSGGEQQMLAIGRALMARPRVLLLDEPSMGLAPMVISQIFKIISEINAQGTTVLLVEQNAQQALSRSDRAYILETGNVTRSGAARELLADDSIRAAYLGVA is encoded by the coding sequence ATGATGAACTCGGCTGAGACCAGTCCTCGGGTACTGCTCGAGGTACGCGACGTGGTGGTGCACTATGGCCGCATCAAGGCGTTGCACGGGGTTTCGCTCGTGGTGCACGAGGGGGAGTTGGTCACGCTGTTGGGCTCCAACGGGGCCGGCAAAAGCACGATGATGCGCGCGATCTCGGGCCTGCGGCCCCTGACCTCGGGCTCGGTGTGGTTCGAAGGCCGCGACATCTCGCGGGTGAAAGCCCATCAGCGCGTCATCGACGGGCTGATCCAGGCCCCGGAGGGACGCGGGGTCTTTCCCGGCATGACGGTGGTGGAGAACCTGGAGATGGGTTGCTATGGGCGCAAATTCGCCTCCCGCCACGAGCATGACGAGCGATTGGACTGGGTGTTCGAGACGTTCCCGAGGCTGGCCGAGCGGCGTTCCCAGGTGGGCGGCACCCTCTCCGGCGGGGAACAGCAGATGTTGGCCATCGGTCGCGCGCTGATGGCCCGACCCAGGGTGCTGTTGCTCGACGAGCCGTCGATGGGGTTGGCGCCGATGGTGATCTCGCAGATCTTCAAGATCATCTCCGAGATCAACGCCCAGGGCACCACCGTATTGCTGGTCGAGCAGAACGCCCAACAGGCGCTGAGCCGTTCGGACCGGGCCTACATCCTGGAGACCGGCAATGTCACGCGAAGCGGTGCCGCGCGGGAGCTGTTGGCGGATGACAGTATTCGTGCCGCCTACCTCGGCGTCGCCTGA
- a CDS encoding MBL fold metallo-hydrolase, with protein MNYDWEQLGAGVWRTRLPFLDVTVGLVSGSTHALLVDAGTTLAEARGIEADVTALTRQDVTRIILTHNHFDHVLGCSWFDRAEIYCAPEVAVAMDGGRAHLRADAIRHGADADEVDRAIAALPVPRHQVAGGDIDVGGRTVNICRPGAGHTTHDLIVTVPNERPVVFCGDLVEQSGDPVIDADSDVEAWPATLEAVLAAGGEHGVFVPGHGAVVDAHFVRLQQRWLSARRDT; from the coding sequence GTGAACTACGACTGGGAACAGCTGGGTGCGGGTGTTTGGCGCACCCGCCTTCCGTTTCTCGATGTCACGGTCGGTCTGGTCAGCGGCAGCACCCACGCTCTTTTGGTCGATGCCGGTACTACATTGGCCGAGGCCCGCGGTATCGAGGCCGATGTCACGGCACTGACGCGGCAGGATGTCACGCGTATCATCCTGACGCACAACCATTTTGACCATGTCCTGGGTTGCTCCTGGTTCGATCGGGCCGAAATCTATTGTGCACCAGAGGTTGCAGTCGCCATGGATGGCGGCCGGGCGCACTTGAGGGCGGATGCGATCCGCCACGGCGCCGATGCCGACGAGGTCGACCGGGCGATCGCGGCGCTGCCGGTTCCCAGGCACCAAGTGGCCGGAGGCGATATCGATGTCGGCGGCCGGACCGTGAATATCTGCCGACCCGGTGCCGGCCACACCACCCATGACCTGATCGTGACGGTGCCGAACGAACGCCCGGTGGTGTTCTGCGGTGATCTTGTCGAACAGTCCGGTGATCCGGTCATCGACGCCGATTCCGACGTGGAGGCTTGGCCGGCCACGCTCGAGGCGGTGCTGGCCGCGGGCGGTGAGCACGGGGTGTTCGTTCCGGGGCACGGCGCCGTCGTCGACGCCCATTTCGTCCGGCTCCAACAACGCTGGCTGAGCGCCCGGCGCGATACCTGA
- a CDS encoding YnfA family protein, which produces MVGKSIALFVLAAVLEIGGAWLVWQGVREHRGWMWMGAGVIALGAYGFVAAFQPDAHFGRVLAAYGGVFIAGSLLWGMAADGFRPDRWDVAGALVALVGVGLIMYAPR; this is translated from the coding sequence ATGGTAGGTAAATCGATCGCGCTGTTCGTCCTCGCTGCGGTGCTCGAGATCGGCGGGGCCTGGCTGGTGTGGCAAGGCGTGCGCGAGCATCGTGGCTGGATGTGGATGGGCGCCGGGGTGATCGCGCTCGGCGCCTATGGCTTCGTCGCGGCGTTTCAGCCCGACGCCCACTTCGGCCGGGTCCTGGCCGCCTACGGCGGGGTATTCATCGCCGGATCGTTGTTGTGGGGCATGGCCGCCGACGGTTTCCGACCCGACCGGTGGGATGTCGCCGGCGCACTCGTCGCGCTCGTCGGCGTCGGGCTGATCATGTACGCGCCGCGCTGA
- a CDS encoding SCO6745 family protein, with product MGRTPALARRFFDRLEPVHAVTYFTAESRAALESLGYPGFWMGYFAARSAPLGIVPAEVVAAAFYNFTTARVAKALPAAWEKASPATLLQLRSDSAVAALRRSGVADSESTRLAADLAAKAASTAPLDGRPLYAANQALPWPEDPIAKLWHAVTLLREQRGDTHIAVLVAEGISGRECNVLHAAAGRVPREMIMRSRDYDDDQWAGYVEQLRSRGWLDGQGDLTDTGRAVKQGIEDRTDALALRALDALTDDEITTLFRVLTPITRQVVAAGDVPAATPMGLNRDNLDDDSAHLG from the coding sequence ATGGGTCGCACTCCCGCATTGGCGCGTCGCTTCTTCGATCGGCTGGAACCGGTGCACGCGGTCACCTACTTCACCGCAGAGTCTCGCGCGGCGCTCGAGTCCTTGGGCTACCCCGGCTTCTGGATGGGCTACTTCGCAGCCCGCTCAGCCCCGCTGGGCATCGTGCCGGCCGAGGTGGTCGCCGCCGCGTTCTACAACTTCACCACCGCGCGGGTGGCGAAGGCCCTGCCCGCTGCGTGGGAAAAGGCAAGTCCAGCAACACTTTTGCAGCTGCGTTCAGATTCGGCTGTCGCGGCACTGCGTCGCTCGGGAGTGGCCGACTCGGAGTCGACCCGCCTCGCCGCCGATCTCGCCGCCAAAGCTGCCAGCACGGCACCCTTGGATGGGCGGCCGCTCTACGCGGCCAACCAGGCGCTGCCTTGGCCGGAGGACCCGATCGCCAAACTCTGGCACGCGGTCACCCTGCTGCGCGAGCAACGCGGAGACACCCATATCGCTGTACTGGTCGCCGAGGGAATCAGCGGACGTGAATGCAACGTACTGCACGCCGCAGCCGGCCGCGTGCCGCGCGAGATGATCATGCGGAGTCGCGACTATGACGACGACCAGTGGGCAGGCTACGTCGAGCAGTTGCGCTCGCGCGGCTGGCTGGACGGCCAGGGCGACCTCACCGACACCGGGCGGGCCGTCAAGCAAGGCATCGAGGACCGCACCGATGCCTTGGCCCTGCGCGCACTGGACGCGTTGACCGACGACGAGATCACCACCCTCTTCCGGGTGCTGACGCCGATCACCCGGCAGGTGGTGGCCGCCGGGGACGTTCCCGCCGCCACGCCGATGGGCCTGAACCGCGACAATCTCGACGACGACAGCGCCCATCTGGGCTGA
- a CDS encoding gluconokinase, translated as MGSPVVVMGVSGSGKSTVGAALAQRMRVPFADADDFHPAANIAKMSAGHALDDEDRYPWLESIGEWLAEHHDGGVMSCSALKHTYRDQLRRHCPDVAFLYLSGSHEVIRRRQASRPGHFMPAALLDSQFATLEPLRPDEAGVAIDVDQSIDAIVDEYVAQCDTATTEQENR; from the coding sequence ATGGGTTCACCAGTCGTGGTCATGGGCGTATCGGGGTCGGGAAAGTCGACGGTCGGTGCCGCGCTGGCGCAGCGGATGCGGGTGCCGTTCGCCGACGCCGATGACTTTCACCCCGCCGCCAACATCGCCAAGATGTCCGCGGGCCACGCCCTCGATGACGAGGACCGCTATCCGTGGCTGGAGTCGATCGGTGAGTGGCTCGCCGAGCACCACGACGGCGGCGTGATGAGCTGCTCGGCCCTCAAACACACATACCGCGACCAACTGCGGCGGCACTGCCCCGATGTTGCGTTTCTGTATCTGAGCGGATCGCACGAGGTGATCCGCCGGCGTCAGGCCAGCCGACCGGGGCATTTCATGCCGGCTGCGCTGCTGGACTCCCAATTCGCGACGCTGGAGCCGCTCCGCCCCGATGAGGCCGGTGTCGCCATCGACGTGGATCAGAGCATCGACGCCATAGTCGATGAATATGTGGCCCAATGCGACACGGCGACAACAGAACAGGAGAACCGATGA
- a CDS encoding ABC transporter ATP-binding protein produces the protein MSEPMPGVSESVEELAGVHRDIQAAEGEVLLETRDLTVEFGGLVALDSVSFNIRRGEILGLIGPNGAGKTTCFNAITGVYRPSSGSVVFDGAPLGRIKRHQITRRGIARTFQNIRLFGEMTALENVMVGTDARHKTSVPGALVRSSRHRREERSAIERAVALLHFVGIAHRGEEKAKNLPYGDQRRLEIARALATEPKLLCLDEPAAGFNPAEKASLIELIRKIRDDGYTVLLIEHDMRLVMGVTDRIVVLEFGRKIADGLPHDIREDPKVIAAYLGVPDDELG, from the coding sequence ATGAGCGAGCCCATGCCCGGCGTCAGCGAGAGCGTCGAGGAGTTGGCCGGGGTACACCGGGACATCCAGGCCGCCGAGGGTGAGGTCCTGCTGGAGACACGGGATCTCACCGTCGAGTTCGGTGGCCTGGTGGCCCTGGACTCGGTCAGTTTCAACATCCGTCGCGGGGAGATCCTCGGCCTGATCGGCCCCAACGGTGCGGGCAAGACCACGTGCTTCAACGCGATCACCGGCGTGTACCGACCCAGCTCGGGATCGGTCGTTTTCGACGGCGCCCCACTGGGCCGGATCAAGCGTCACCAGATCACGCGTCGTGGCATCGCCCGTACCTTCCAGAACATCCGCCTGTTCGGTGAGATGACCGCACTGGAGAACGTCATGGTGGGAACCGATGCGCGGCACAAGACCTCGGTGCCGGGTGCCCTGGTGCGCTCCTCGCGGCACCGCCGCGAAGAGCGGTCGGCGATCGAACGCGCCGTGGCGTTGCTGCATTTTGTGGGGATCGCGCATCGCGGGGAGGAGAAGGCCAAGAACCTTCCCTATGGCGATCAGCGGCGTCTGGAGATCGCCCGCGCGCTGGCCACCGAGCCCAAACTGCTGTGCCTGGATGAACCGGCCGCCGGGTTCAACCCGGCCGAGAAGGCATCGCTGATCGAGTTGATCCGAAAGATCCGCGACGACGGCTACACCGTGCTGTTGATCGAGCACGACATGCGCCTGGTGATGGGGGTGACCGACCGCATCGTGGTGCTGGAATTCGGTCGCAAGATCGCCGACGGATTGCCACACGACATCCGCGAGGACCCGAAGGTCATCGCCGCGTATCTGGGGGTGCCCGATGATGAACTCGGCTGA
- a CDS encoding branched-chain amino acid ABC transporter permease has translation MSEPESASSVTKTLLAPGDALRESWSTLPRAAKWVVGVAGFGLLALLPLFTPSFLDTPGISFGGTMAQFVMVAIIAVGLNVVVGQAGLLDLGYVGFYAVGAYTVALLTSPDSPWNQVGPNGFFSKDWAWLSCVPLAMAVTALAGLILGTPTLRLRGDYLAIVTLGFGEIIRLLADNLSDVTNGSRGLNQVAYPRVGESEKLPNGVFSSGNSVGDANYGTWWFWLGLILMIGILLLVGNLERSRVGRAWVAIREDEDAAEVMGVNTFRFKLWAFVIGAAIGGLSGALYAGQVQYVAPPTFNIINSMLFLCAVVLGGQGNKLGVIFGAFIVVYLPNRLLGVEFLGINLGDLKYLFFGLALVVLMIFRPQGLFPVRQHLLTYGRSARQLLRRTTDKEPVG, from the coding sequence ATGAGCGAGCCAGAATCCGCCAGTTCGGTGACCAAGACGCTGCTGGCGCCCGGCGACGCCCTCCGCGAATCCTGGTCCACCTTGCCGCGGGCGGCCAAATGGGTTGTCGGCGTGGCGGGTTTCGGGTTGCTGGCGCTGCTGCCGTTGTTCACCCCGAGCTTCCTCGACACCCCCGGCATCAGTTTCGGCGGCACCATGGCCCAGTTCGTGATGGTCGCCATCATCGCTGTCGGCCTCAACGTCGTCGTCGGTCAGGCCGGCCTCCTCGACCTCGGCTACGTCGGCTTCTATGCCGTCGGCGCCTATACCGTCGCCCTGTTGACCAGCCCTGACAGCCCGTGGAATCAGGTGGGCCCGAACGGCTTCTTCAGCAAGGACTGGGCCTGGCTGTCCTGTGTGCCGTTGGCCATGGCCGTCACCGCACTGGCCGGGTTGATCCTGGGAACGCCGACGCTTCGGTTGCGGGGCGACTATCTGGCCATCGTCACCCTCGGTTTCGGTGAGATCATCCGGCTGCTGGCCGACAATCTGTCCGACGTCACCAACGGCTCTCGCGGGCTCAATCAGGTCGCGTATCCGCGGGTGGGGGAGAGCGAGAAGCTGCCCAACGGCGTGTTCTCCAGCGGCAACTCGGTCGGTGACGCCAACTACGGCACCTGGTGGTTCTGGCTCGGCCTGATTCTGATGATCGGCATCCTGCTGTTGGTCGGCAACCTGGAGCGGAGCCGGGTCGGGCGCGCGTGGGTGGCCATCCGCGAGGATGAGGACGCCGCAGAGGTGATGGGGGTCAACACCTTCCGGTTCAAGCTGTGGGCCTTCGTGATCGGCGCCGCGATCGGTGGGCTCTCCGGTGCGCTCTACGCCGGCCAGGTTCAGTACGTGGCACCGCCGACGTTCAACATCATCAACTCGATGCTCTTCCTGTGCGCGGTGGTGCTCGGCGGGCAGGGCAACAAACTCGGCGTGATCTTCGGCGCGTTCATCGTCGTGTATCTGCCCAACCGGCTGCTGGGGGTCGAGTTCCTCGGGATCAACCTCGGTGACCTGAAGTACCTGTTCTTCGGTCTGGCGCTGGTGGTGCTGATGATCTTCCGGCCGCAGGGGCTCTTCCCGGTGCGCCAACATCTGTTGACCTACGGCAGGTCGGCCCGACAGTTGTTGCGCCGCACCACGGACAAGGAGCCGGTGGGATGA
- a CDS encoding acyl-CoA thioesterase domain-containing protein, whose translation MTEVDAHFVQSEQDRFQPTRFAQSHWGEDHLNGPALVGLAARALESAFGLPEFLPARLTVDLFKAARGLPTTTKVALIRDGRRVRNSECELVQDGVTVARATLVQYRLSAPPAGEEWTTATDFEPPAALDGEGKTYMGSDAGGWSRAIAEHQNASRKRFMNRTITVVQGQQNSPFVRAAMAAEGTSLVTNLGTAGVGYINGDLTVALSRLPGDEWIGVQADSHWAADGVAVGASTLYDSAGAFGTGLITAISNPAVQIDFSNDPFPNRTAPR comes from the coding sequence ATGACCGAGGTTGACGCCCATTTCGTGCAGTCCGAGCAGGACAGATTCCAGCCGACCCGCTTTGCGCAGAGCCACTGGGGTGAGGACCATCTCAACGGGCCGGCACTGGTCGGCCTGGCGGCACGGGCGTTGGAGTCGGCCTTCGGGCTTCCCGAGTTTCTGCCGGCCCGGTTGACGGTCGACCTGTTCAAGGCCGCGCGCGGGCTGCCGACGACGACAAAGGTGGCGTTGATCCGTGACGGCAGGCGGGTCCGCAACTCGGAGTGTGAGCTGGTCCAGGACGGCGTGACCGTGGCACGTGCGACGCTGGTGCAATACCGGTTGAGTGCGCCGCCTGCGGGTGAGGAATGGACCACCGCAACGGACTTCGAACCGCCTGCCGCCCTCGACGGGGAGGGCAAGACATATATGGGCAGTGACGCAGGCGGTTGGAGTCGCGCCATCGCCGAGCATCAGAACGCGTCGAGGAAGCGGTTCATGAACCGCACCATCACCGTCGTTCAGGGGCAGCAGAACTCACCGTTCGTGCGGGCGGCGATGGCTGCCGAGGGCACCAGCCTGGTCACCAATCTGGGCACCGCCGGCGTCGGCTACATCAACGGTGACCTGACCGTCGCCCTGTCTCGGTTGCCCGGCGACGAGTGGATCGGCGTCCAGGCCGATTCGCATTGGGCCGCCGATGGCGTCGCCGTCGGCGCTTCCACGCTGTACGACAGTGCCGGGGCATTCGGCACCGGCCTCATCACGGCGATCAGCAATCCAGCGGTGCAGATCGATTTCTCCAACGACCCGTTTCCGAACAGGACCGCACCGCGGTAG